One genomic window of Solanum dulcamara chromosome 12, daSolDulc1.2, whole genome shotgun sequence includes the following:
- the LOC129875944 gene encoding protein RETICULATA-RELATED 3, chloroplastic-like, with product MVAMSQLRYSPLTGYYQHHNQNRVSPRFSDNRFSFNPLKTGCIASKQLDHLKYQVPCAGGGDGGSIGIGRGNGGGGGGGDWSKGGDSDDSKSSWDGIGPIGAFVNGWRSRVAADPQFPFKVLMEELVGVSANVLGDMASRPNFGLNELDFVFSTLVVGSIMNFVLMYLLAPTASASIQTLPSIFANCPPSHMFQSGSYGLLSRVGTFVYKGTQFAAVGFAAGLVGTALSNSLIKLRKKMDPNFETPNNPPPTLLNAATWAIHMGISSNLRYQTLNGVEFVLAKGLPPLVFKTSVVALRCANNILGGMTFVMLAKLTGSQKADKADEGKVVRVEDALVGEKERLLDQNDSMHTADAASK from the coding sequence ATGGTGGCGATGTCTCAACTTCGTTATTcccctcttacgggttactatCAGCATCATAATCAAAATCGTGTTTCGCCCAGATTTTCTGATAATAGGTTCTCTTTTAACCCTTTAAAAACTGGCTGTATTGCTTCTAAACAATTGGATCACCTCAAGTATCAAGTTCCTTGTGCTGGTGGAGGTGATGGAGGAAGTATCGGGATCGGAAGGGGCAATGGGggtggtgggggtgggggtgatTGGAGTAAGGGTGGAGATTCAGATGATTCAAAGTCCTCTTGGGATGGTATTGGACCAATTGGTGCTTTTGTTAATGGCTGGAGATCAAGAGTTGCTGCAGATCCACAGTTTCCTTTTAAGGTTCTTATGGAGGAATTGGTTGGTGTAAGTGCTAATGTTCTTGGAGATATGGCATCAAGGCCTAATTTTGGGCTTAATGAACTAGATTTCGTGTTTTCGACACTTGTTGTTGGTTCGATTATGAATTTTGTGTTGATGTATCTGTTGGCACCAACTGCATCTGCTTCGATCCAAACTCTCCCTTCGATTTTCGCCAATTGTCCACCGAGCCACATGTTTCAGTCTGGTTCTTATGGTTTATTGAGTAGGGTTGGCACATTTGTGTACAAAGGAACTCAGTTTGCTGCAGTTGGATTTGCTGCAGGGCTTGTTGGGACTGCACTATCTAATAGTTTAATCAAGTTGAGGAAGAAGATGGATCCAAATTTCGAAACACCAAACAACCCACCTCCAACACTTTTAAATGCTGCAACATGGGCAATACATATGGGTATCAGTAGTAATTTAAGATATCAAACTCTTAACGGTGTTGAGTTTGTGCTAGCTAAAGGTCTTCCTCCTTTGGTATTTAAGACCTCGGTTGTTGCTTTGAGATGCGCAAATAACATTCTTGGGGGAATGACATTCGTCATGTTAGCAAAGCTCACAGGATCACAGAAAGCGGATAAAGCAGATGAAGGAAAGGTTGTTCGCGTTGAAGACGCACTAGTTGGAGAGAAAGAGAGGTTGCTGGACCAGAATGACAGTATGCATACTGCTGATGCTGCTTCAAAGTGA
- the LOC129876994 gene encoding KH domain-containing protein At2g38610-like — MSGLYNHNFSPSRAASPQIRTNPDVESNQYLSELLAEHQKIGPFMQVLPICSTLLNQEIVRVSGMMPNQGFGELDRFRHRSPSPMTSPNLMSNVGGTGLGGWSGLAQERLSGAPGMSMDWHGAPASPSSYTVKRILRLEIPLETYPNFNFVGRLLGPRGNSLKQVEATTGCRVYIRGRGSIKDPDQEENLRGIPGYEHLNEPLHILIEAELPANIVDIRLRRAQEIIEELLKPVDESQDYIKRQQLHELAMLNSNFRDESPGPSGSVSPFNTGGLKRPKTGC; from the exons ATGTCAGGTTTATATAATCACAACTTTTCACCTTCAAGAGCTGCATCTCCTCAGATTAGAACTAATCCAGATGTCGAAAG TAATCAGTACTTGTCAGAATTGTTGGCAGAGCATCAAAAGATTGGTCCTTTCATGCAAGTTCTTCCCATATGTAGCACACTGTTGAATCAAG AGATTGTGAGGGTATCAGGAATGATGCCAAACCAAGGTTTTGGTGAGCTAGATAGGTTTCGGCATAGAAGTCCCAGCCCTATGACTTCACCAAACCTTATGTCAAATGTTGGCGGAACAGGATTGGGTGGTTGGAGTGGACTTGCGCAGGAG AGATTAAGTGGAGCTCCTGGAATGTCAATGGACTGGCACGGGGCACCAGCAAGTCCTAGTTCATACACTGTGAAAAGGATATTGCGCTTAGAAATTCCATTGGAAACTTACCCAAAT TTCAATTTTGTTGGGCGACTTTTGGGTCCAAGGGGCAATTCCTTGAAACAGGTGGAAGCTACTACAGGATGTCGTGTGTATATTAGAGGAAGAGGGTCAATAAAGGACCCGGATCAG GAGGAGAACCTGCGTGGAATACCAGGATATGAGCACCTGAATGAACCACTCCATATTTTAATCGAGGCGGAATTACCAGCCAATATCGTGGATATTAGATTGAGACgggcacaagaaattatagagGAGTTGCTCAAGCCAGTG GACGAATCACAGGATTATATAAAGAGACAACAATTGCATGAACTTGCCATGCTAAATTCAAATTTCAGGGATGAGAGTCCCGGACCAAGTGGCAGTGTCTCTCCTTTCAACACCGGTGGATTGAAAcgccccaagactggttgttgA